From Oligoflexia bacterium, the proteins below share one genomic window:
- the pruA gene encoding L-glutamate gamma-semialdehyde dehydrogenase — translation MSNAFYQSPYPINEPVLDYAPGSQEKEDFLATLTKMKSQQEKICMTINGEKVSTSNTIDMVSPYNLKQTLGQYCKGNKQHVEQAIAAALSAKESWESMPWQDRAAIFLKAADLISGPYRHQMNAATMLCQSKNIYQAEIDAVAELADFLRFNVHYMTQIYQDQPQSSDTVWNQMEYRPLEGFVFALTPFNFTAIAGNLPSCPAMLGNTVVWKPAESQIYSAALTMKIFEEAGLPKGVINLIFVDGKDAGEIIFNHTDFAGLHFTGSTQVFQNLWKTIGNNIQTYKSYPRIVGETGGKDFVMVHPSANPAQVTTALSRGAFEFQGQKCSAASRAYIPESMWPTVKQHLLADVASMKMGSPEDFSNFINAVIDEKAFDKIAGYIDTIKKSDAAQIIAGGEYSKEEGYFIQPTVVVAHDPHFLSMEEEIFGPVLTIYVYKDADYDQTLQLVDQTSPYALTGSIFAKDRSIIEKSSKALKYAAGNFYINDKPTGAVVGQQPFGGARGSGTNDKAGSILNLYRWLSPRTIKESFTAPSNYRYPFLG, via the coding sequence ATGTCTAATGCATTCTATCAAAGCCCTTATCCAATCAATGAACCTGTTCTTGATTATGCTCCTGGGTCTCAAGAAAAAGAAGATTTTTTAGCAACCTTAACCAAGATGAAATCACAGCAAGAAAAAATTTGCATGACTATCAATGGGGAAAAAGTTTCTACATCTAACACCATTGATATGGTTTCACCTTACAATTTAAAGCAAACACTAGGACAGTACTGTAAAGGCAACAAACAACATGTAGAACAAGCTATTGCCGCAGCATTAAGCGCAAAAGAATCTTGGGAATCCATGCCTTGGCAAGACAGAGCGGCCATTTTTTTAAAAGCTGCTGATCTTATCAGTGGCCCTTATAGACATCAAATGAATGCTGCAACCATGCTTTGCCAATCAAAAAACATTTATCAAGCAGAAATTGATGCTGTTGCAGAACTCGCTGACTTCTTACGTTTCAATGTTCACTATATGACTCAAATTTATCAAGATCAACCGCAAAGCAGTGACACTGTCTGGAATCAAATGGAGTATAGACCCTTGGAAGGTTTTGTATTTGCACTTACCCCTTTTAATTTTACAGCCATTGCTGGCAACTTACCCAGCTGTCCAGCCATGTTAGGCAATACGGTAGTTTGGAAACCTGCAGAAAGCCAAATTTACTCTGCAGCTCTCACCATGAAAATCTTTGAAGAAGCGGGTTTACCCAAAGGCGTTATTAATTTAATCTTTGTTGATGGTAAAGATGCAGGAGAGATTATTTTTAATCATACTGACTTTGCTGGCCTTCATTTTACCGGTAGCACTCAAGTCTTCCAAAACTTATGGAAAACCATTGGTAATAACATTCAAACCTATAAAAGCTACCCAAGAATTGTTGGCGAAACCGGCGGAAAAGATTTTGTCATGGTTCATCCCAGTGCTAACCCAGCTCAAGTAACAACAGCCTTATCAAGAGGTGCTTTTGAATTTCAAGGCCAAAAATGTTCTGCAGCGTCACGCGCCTATATACCCGAATCCATGTGGCCTACCGTTAAACAACATTTACTTGCGGATGTTGCATCCATGAAAATGGGATCTCCAGAAGACTTTTCAAACTTCATCAATGCTGTCATAGATGAAAAAGCTTTTGATAAAATAGCTGGCTATATTGATACCATTAAAAAATCTGATGCCGCACAAATCATTGCTGGTGGTGAATACAGTAAGGAAGAAGGTTATTTCATCCAACCTACGGTTGTTGTTGCTCATGACCCACATTTCTTAAGCATGGAAGAAGAAATTTTTGGCCCTGTGCTAACCATCTATGTGTATAAAGATGCTGACTACGATCAAACTTTGCAACTTGTGGATCAAACGTCTCCCTATGCCTTAACAGGAAGTATCTTTGCTAAAGATAGAAGTATAATAGAAAAAAGTAGCAAAGCCCTTAAGTATGCTGCTGGAAATTTTTATATCAATGATAAACCAACGGGTGCTGTGGTTGGGCAACAACCTTTTGGCGGGGCAAGAGGTTCAGGAACCAATGATAAAGCGGGTTCAATTTTAAACCTTTATCGCTGGTTATCGCCCAGAACCATCAAAGAAAGTTTTACTGCTCCTAGCAATTACCGTTATCCATTTTTAGGATAA
- a CDS encoding TIGR02466 family protein → MSIHTFFPTYVYQSALQEKSSSGLNKSLLEECYQIKDYDIEGQEWSKNAYIGGYTSYSSMDNLHQFSSTFHNLESLIRPHVQKYLKKLHYDLSIKQLEMTDCWINIMPAGVTHSQHIHPLSLVSGSYYVQTPKNSAAIKFEDPRLSRMMACPPKKKTCPKKDLNHISISPKAGDLILFESWLGHEVPASHNTKDRVSISFNYAWSS, encoded by the coding sequence ATGTCTATACACACTTTTTTTCCAACCTATGTTTACCAGTCTGCTTTGCAAGAAAAGTCCAGTTCTGGCTTGAATAAGTCCTTACTAGAAGAATGTTATCAGATTAAAGACTATGACATTGAAGGGCAAGAATGGTCAAAAAATGCCTATATTGGTGGCTACACCTCTTACTCAAGCATGGACAACTTGCATCAGTTTTCTTCTACATTTCATAACTTAGAAAGTTTAATCAGACCACATGTACAAAAATACTTAAAAAAACTGCATTATGATCTATCTATCAAGCAGTTAGAAATGACGGATTGCTGGATTAATATCATGCCTGCAGGTGTCACCCACAGCCAACATATCCACCCTCTGTCATTAGTTAGTGGGAGCTATTATGTTCAAACACCAAAAAACTCAGCAGCCATCAAGTTTGAAGATCCACGTTTATCAAGAATGATGGCTTGCCCACCAAAAAAGAAAACCTGCCCTAAAAAAGATTTAAATCATATCTCAATAAGCCCAAAAGCAGGAGATCTTATCTTGTTTGAGAGCTGGCTTGGTCATGAAGTACCGGCATCGCATAACACCAAAGACAGGGTAAGCATAAGTTTTAATTATGCTTGGTCGTCATAA
- a CDS encoding universal stress protein, with amino-acid sequence MNFKNILLPIEFNDTSKLFLKELLHTHEFSESNFYLLNVVDISDTYLYSGRHLGIPANLSDEIAEAAKQDMEVIKKEFFYEKGDSTISTHVRKGLSISEEIVSFVKNNDIDLVIMPSHARKGIQRMFLGSVTEQVLRDCPCPVLTVRNKDI; translated from the coding sequence ATGAATTTTAAAAATATTTTATTACCCATAGAGTTTAACGATACATCAAAACTTTTTTTAAAAGAGCTGTTGCATACCCATGAATTTTCAGAGTCAAATTTTTATTTGCTGAATGTGGTGGACATCTCTGATACCTATTTGTATTCTGGTAGACATCTAGGGATTCCTGCCAATCTATCGGATGAAATAGCTGAAGCGGCCAAACAAGATATGGAAGTGATTAAAAAAGAGTTTTTTTATGAGAAAGGCGATAGCACCATATCTACCCATGTCCGTAAAGGCTTGAGTATTTCGGAAGAGATTGTAAGTTTTGTAAAAAATAATGATATTGATCTTGTGATTATGCCATCGCATGCAAGAAAAGGTATACAAAGAATGTTTTTGGGTAGTGTTACTGAACAAGTCTTACGAGACTGTCCATGTCCAGTACTCACGGTAAGAAATAAAGATATATAG
- the ccoG gene encoding cytochrome c oxidase accessory protein CcoG, giving the protein MQSPEYTHKSSIQKDGSRPKIRLADVKGFFTRFKNVTFPLIIVIFFVIPLLKFGGERFLLLQVDQRVFNIAGFVFNAQDVYLIFFIVTGLAFSLFFITALFGRVWCGYLCPQTVILEGVYRKIERWIEGPKNQQLILEKSAWNKEKIMKKGLKYFLYALVSLLFAFGFISYFVPHSYYIELWQHGPSTHPTVFLWGLILSFIFYGNFAWFREQLCLIICPYGRLQSALTDDDTFVIGYDEKRGEPRGKLKDENRGACIDCARCVVVCPTGIDIRQGMQMECIGCANCIDACDEIMEKTNQLKGLIRYDSYNGFNGEKTKLLRPRIYVYMVLLLIGFLVFSVFLRNRQNFEANLLRLSGRPYTFDAGQIRNAFEIHLINKSAQEQRYTISVESEQKQLESIMPFKSITLKKNEDKRIPLFLILNKDMYKEDFEVSVKIHVDEIEKQIPIKFLGP; this is encoded by the coding sequence ATGCAATCGCCAGAATATACACATAAATCATCTATTCAAAAAGATGGAAGTAGACCTAAAATAAGGTTGGCGGATGTTAAAGGTTTTTTCACCCGATTTAAAAATGTAACGTTTCCACTCATCATTGTTATTTTCTTTGTTATTCCATTGCTTAAATTTGGTGGAGAACGCTTTTTGCTTTTGCAAGTGGATCAACGGGTTTTCAATATTGCAGGTTTTGTTTTTAATGCTCAAGACGTGTATCTGATCTTTTTTATCGTTACTGGTTTAGCCTTTTCTTTGTTTTTTATTACGGCTTTGTTTGGACGAGTCTGGTGCGGATACCTATGTCCACAAACCGTTATTTTAGAAGGCGTTTATAGGAAAATTGAACGTTGGATAGAAGGTCCAAAAAATCAGCAACTTATTTTGGAAAAGTCAGCTTGGAATAAAGAAAAAATAATGAAGAAAGGGCTTAAATATTTTTTGTATGCTTTGGTTTCTTTGTTATTTGCTTTTGGTTTTATATCTTACTTTGTTCCGCACAGTTATTATATAGAGCTATGGCAGCACGGACCCTCAACCCATCCCACTGTGTTTTTGTGGGGATTAATTTTAAGCTTCATTTTTTATGGTAACTTTGCTTGGTTCAGAGAGCAGCTTTGTTTAATTATTTGTCCTTATGGTCGTTTACAATCAGCATTAACCGATGATGATACGTTTGTGATTGGTTACGATGAAAAAAGAGGAGAACCCAGAGGAAAACTAAAAGATGAAAATAGAGGCGCATGTATAGATTGTGCTCGATGCGTTGTTGTTTGCCCTACGGGAATAGATATACGCCAAGGTATGCAAATGGAGTGCATAGGCTGCGCAAATTGTATTGATGCTTGTGATGAAATCATGGAAAAAACCAATCAACTCAAAGGACTTATTCGTTATGATTCCTACAATGGTTTTAATGGTGAAAAAACAAAGCTGCTGCGACCAAGAATCTATGTGTATATGGTCCTCTTGCTTATTGGTTTTTTAGTGTTTTCTGTTTTCTTAAGAAATCGACAAAATTTTGAGGCAAACTTATTGAGGTTAAGTGGTAGACCCTACACGTTTGATGCAGGTCAAATTAGAAATGCTTTTGAAATCCACTTAATCAATAAATCTGCACAAGAACAACGTTACACTATTAGTGTTGAGTCAGAGCAAAAACAACTTGAAAGTATCATGCCCTTTAAATCAATTACCCTTAAAAAGAATGAAGATAAGCGTATACCCCTGTTTTTGATTTTAAATAAAGATATGTACAAGGAAGACTTTGAAGTGAGCGTTAAAATACACGTTGATGAGATTGAAAAACAAATTCCTATCAAATTTTTAGGGCCATAA
- a CDS encoding cbb3-type cytochrome c oxidase N-terminal domain-containing protein, producing MSDEQDKKIEGHSYDGIEEYDNNLPNWWLVTFYLTIIFSFVYWTKYYVFTEKDPQETEYAQALEKHEQKMDSLKKDVSNEDIIAMVNDSAVIARAKEAYVTNCQVCHGANGEGGIGPNLTDKAWIHGYEPSKIIHTINQGVLEKGMTAWKGVLSESTIHELTAYIISLEGSEPDNAKEPQGDIIKG from the coding sequence ATGAGTGATGAACAAGATAAAAAAATAGAAGGTCACAGTTATGATGGGATTGAAGAGTATGATAACAATCTCCCTAATTGGTGGTTGGTAACATTTTATTTAACCATTATTTTTTCTTTTGTTTATTGGACCAAATACTATGTGTTCACTGAAAAAGATCCTCAAGAAACCGAGTACGCCCAAGCTTTGGAAAAACATGAGCAGAAAATGGATAGCCTTAAAAAGGATGTCAGTAATGAGGATATTATTGCAATGGTCAATGACTCAGCTGTTATAGCTCGTGCAAAAGAAGCTTATGTAACCAACTGTCAAGTATGTCATGGTGCAAATGGAGAGGGCGGAATTGGCCCTAACTTAACTGATAAAGCTTGGATCCATGGTTATGAACCCAGTAAAATTATACACACCATTAACCAAGGTGTTCTTGAAAAAGGGATGACCGCATGGAAAGGTGTTTTGTCAGAAAGTACCATTCATGAGCTTACAGCTTATATTATTAGTTTAGAAGGCAGTGAGCCTGATAATGCTAAAGAGCCACAAGGGGATATTATTAAAGGCTAG
- the ccoN gene encoding cytochrome-c oxidase, cbb3-type subunit I produces MNSKEIHFDDSIVRQFSWATMIWGAVGMLVGVIVALQIAFWQTNFGPYLSFGRLRPLHTNAVIFAFVGNMMFAGIYYSMQRLLKTRMASDVLSKLHFWGWQLIIVLAAVTLPLGLSQSKEYAELEWPIDILVVIVWVIFAINFFWTLAKRREKHIYVAIWFYIASIVTVAILYLVNNMSLPVSLTKSYSVFSGVQDALVQWWYGHNAVAFFLTTPILGIMYYFVPKSVERPVYSYRLSIVHFWALVFMYIWAGPHHLLYSALPSWAQSLGVIFSVMLWAPSWGGMINGLLTLRGAWDKLRTDPVVKFFAAAITFYGMATFEGPMLSIKSFNGLVHSTDWIIGHVHGGALGWNGFMAAGMLYWLIPRLYGTKLWSKSWANFHFWIGLFGILLYVAAMWASGLTQGLMWRALNAEGTLLYPNFLEAITKSHLMYMMRLIGGTLYLVTFIMMIINLFKTARQGQATDYKIQVIEEEKAEEDLSWKKIVFSPISMVVILGLVLMFGLLTKSLLHYFVWIGLAMVFTVAAIFTFLSAKKEKVSWHRALEGKALLFTVFTLIAVLIGGMAQIIPAVMVDKAVPMKHNASVYQPLELVGRDIYIREGCNNCHTQMVRSLLSESMRYGHKSEAWEFANDFPHLWGSKRTGPDLARVGKKYPNLWHYKHMINPRSTSPGSNMPSYEFLEHSKADYSSLSYKMRTLKKLGVDYSQDMINNAEQLATEQAQSIVDDLLAQDKVDTSADTELVALIAYLQKLGVDRKNIKEQ; encoded by the coding sequence GTGAACAGTAAAGAGATTCATTTTGATGATTCGATTGTAAGACAATTTTCTTGGGCCACCATGATTTGGGGTGCTGTGGGGATGTTGGTTGGAGTGATTGTGGCTTTGCAAATCGCTTTTTGGCAAACCAATTTTGGACCGTATCTGAGCTTTGGTCGATTACGACCTTTGCATACCAATGCTGTTATCTTTGCCTTTGTGGGTAATATGATGTTTGCGGGGATTTATTATTCAATGCAAAGGCTCTTAAAAACGCGGATGGCCAGTGATGTTTTGAGTAAGCTGCATTTTTGGGGTTGGCAACTGATTATTGTTTTAGCAGCGGTCACTTTGCCTTTGGGCTTGAGCCAATCTAAAGAGTATGCTGAGTTAGAGTGGCCCATTGATATTTTGGTGGTGATTGTTTGGGTTATTTTTGCCATCAACTTTTTTTGGACCTTGGCCAAGCGTAGAGAAAAGCATATTTATGTGGCAATCTGGTTCTATATTGCATCTATTGTTACTGTAGCTATTTTGTATTTGGTTAACAATATGAGTTTGCCGGTTTCTTTGACCAAGTCATACTCTGTTTTTTCAGGCGTACAGGATGCTTTGGTTCAGTGGTGGTATGGACACAATGCAGTAGCGTTTTTCTTGACCACACCTATTTTGGGCATCATGTACTATTTTGTTCCTAAGTCTGTTGAACGTCCTGTGTACTCGTATCGCTTATCCATTGTTCACTTTTGGGCCTTGGTTTTTATGTATATTTGGGCGGGACCACATCACCTTTTATATTCAGCACTTCCTAGCTGGGCACAAAGCTTGGGTGTGATTTTTAGTGTGATGTTATGGGCACCAAGTTGGGGCGGAATGATCAACGGTTTGTTAACTTTGCGTGGGGCATGGGATAAACTCAGAACAGATCCAGTGGTCAAATTCTTTGCGGCAGCCATCACTTTTTATGGAATGGCAACCTTTGAAGGCCCCATGCTTTCTATTAAATCATTCAATGGTTTGGTTCACAGTACAGACTGGATTATTGGTCACGTGCATGGTGGAGCTTTGGGCTGGAATGGCTTTATGGCAGCAGGAATGTTGTATTGGTTAATCCCGCGTTTGTATGGCACCAAACTTTGGTCTAAATCCTGGGCTAATTTTCATTTCTGGATTGGCTTATTTGGTATTCTACTTTATGTGGCCGCAATGTGGGCCAGTGGCTTAACACAAGGTTTGATGTGGCGTGCACTTAATGCTGAAGGCACATTGTTGTACCCAAACTTTCTTGAGGCTATTACCAAAAGTCACTTGATGTATATGATGCGCTTGATCGGTGGTACCTTGTATTTGGTTACCTTTATTATGATGATCATTAACTTGTTCAAGACAGCCAGACAAGGGCAAGCTACTGACTATAAAATTCAAGTTATTGAAGAAGAAAAAGCTGAAGAAGATTTATCCTGGAAAAAAATAGTATTCAGTCCAATTTCTATGGTGGTCATTTTGGGCTTGGTTTTAATGTTTGGATTGCTAACCAAAAGCTTATTACACTATTTTGTATGGATAGGCTTGGCTATGGTTTTTACCGTGGCTGCCATCTTTACGTTTTTAAGTGCTAAAAAAGAAAAAGTCAGTTGGCACAGAGCTTTAGAGGGTAAAGCCTTATTGTTTACGGTTTTTACCTTGATTGCGGTTTTAATTGGCGGAATGGCACAAATTATTCCTGCAGTTATGGTGGATAAGGCTGTACCTATGAAACATAATGCCTCAGTATACCAACCCCTAGAACTGGTAGGTAGAGATATCTATATACGAGAAGGCTGTAATAACTGTCACACGCAAATGGTCCGTAGCTTACTGTCTGAAAGTATGCGCTATGGTCATAAGTCAGAAGCCTGGGAATTTGCCAATGACTTTCCTCATCTTTGGGGATCAAAGAGAACTGGTCCAGATTTGGCTAGGGTTGGGAAAAAATATCCAAACTTGTGGCATTACAAACATATGATTAACCCTAGATCTACTTCACCAGGCTCTAATATGCCAAGTTATGAGTTTCTTGAACACTCAAAAGCAGATTATAGCAGTCTAAGCTATAAAATGCGTACTTTGAAAAAGCTTGGCGTTGATTACAGTCAAGACATGATCAATAATGCAGAACAGTTAGCAACTGAACAAGCCCAGTCTATCGTTGATGACCTTCTTGCACAAGATAAGGTTGATACATCTGCCGATACTGAGCTTGTGGCGTTGATTGCATACTTACAAAAACTGGGTGTTGACCGAAAAAACATTAAGGAGCAATAA